One stretch of Limnohabitans sp. DNA includes these proteins:
- a CDS encoding PLP-dependent transferase → MSTTKRDITNLIHHAYTPPAGFDAPQQGVFKASTVYFPTVANMRQREWKDKSSYTYGLHGTPTTYTLEERLCSLEGGAQCVLVPSGLAALATVALAVLHSGDEVLLPANAYGPNKALAEGELRHYGISHQLYDPLSPQDLASKINPRTRLVWMEAPGSVSMEFPDLPEMVRLCKARGVMCALDNTWGSGLAFKPFDLLGDAPADGESGSLAVDISAHALTKYPSGGGDVLMGSVITRNPALHLKIKLCHMRLGLGVAANDAEAVLRSLPSIDLRYRAHDQTARALAAWWQAQPQCVQLLHPAFAGSPGHSHWQALCERTPGSGLAAGLFSVMIDARYSQAQVDAFCDNLKFFRIGYSWGGPVSLVVPYDLASMRQSWPSHLKQGTLVRFSSGLESAHDLIHDLNQSAQAHLPVA, encoded by the coding sequence ATGAGCACAACAAAACGAGACATCACCAATCTTATCCACCACGCCTACACACCGCCTGCCGGCTTTGACGCCCCACAGCAGGGCGTTTTCAAGGCTTCGACGGTGTACTTTCCAACCGTGGCCAACATGCGCCAGCGTGAATGGAAAGACAAATCGTCTTATACCTACGGCTTGCACGGAACACCCACGACCTACACTCTCGAAGAGCGCCTGTGCAGCCTGGAAGGCGGTGCCCAGTGCGTTCTGGTTCCCAGTGGGCTGGCTGCTTTGGCCACCGTGGCTTTGGCGGTGCTGCACAGTGGTGATGAGGTGCTGCTGCCCGCTAATGCCTACGGCCCCAACAAGGCGCTGGCCGAAGGCGAGTTGCGCCATTACGGCATCTCTCACCAACTCTACGACCCGCTGAGTCCGCAAGACCTGGCCAGCAAGATCAATCCGCGCACTCGCTTGGTGTGGATGGAAGCACCCGGGTCGGTCAGCATGGAGTTTCCGGATCTGCCTGAGATGGTGCGCCTGTGCAAGGCTCGAGGCGTTATGTGTGCACTGGACAACACTTGGGGTTCAGGCTTGGCCTTCAAGCCCTTTGATTTGCTGGGCGACGCGCCTGCCGATGGTGAGTCGGGCAGTTTGGCGGTGGACATCAGCGCTCATGCGCTGACCAAATATCCCAGCGGAGGTGGCGACGTGCTGATGGGCAGCGTCATCACGCGGAATCCGGCCCTGCATTTGAAAATCAAGCTGTGCCACATGCGATTGGGCTTGGGTGTGGCAGCCAACGATGCCGAAGCAGTGCTGCGTTCCTTACCCAGCATTGATTTGCGTTATCGGGCACATGACCAGACCGCTCGGGCCTTGGCTGCCTGGTGGCAGGCTCAGCCGCAATGTGTTCAGTTGCTGCACCCTGCATTTGCAGGCTCGCCGGGGCACTCGCATTGGCAAGCACTGTGCGAGCGCACGCCCGGTTCGGGATTGGCAGCGGGTTTGTTCAGCGTGATGATTGATGCGCGTTATAGCCAGGCGCAAGTGGATGCCTTTTGCGATAACTTGAAGTTCTTCAGGATTGGCTACAGCTGGGGGGGGCCGGTAAGTCTGGTCGTGCCGTATGACCTGGCTTCCATGCGGCAAAGTTGGCCTTCTCATTTGAAGCAAGGCACGCTGGTGCGCTTTTCCAGCGGTCTGGAGTCGGCGCACGACTTGATACATGACCTGAATCAATCTGCCCAAGCCCACCTGCCTGTTGCTTGA
- a CDS encoding phosphoribosyltransferase, producing MLTEDGKHLYVSYDEYHNLIEKLAIKIHQSDWQFDNILCLARGGMRPGDILSRIFDKPLAIMSTSSYRAESGTLQGHLDIARYITTPKGEIAGRVLLVDDLADTGHTLRAVVDLLKNNYKPVTELRTAVIWTKGVSTFKPDYSVDDLPTNPWIHQPFEPYDNMRPEKLLEKWSV from the coding sequence ATGTTGACTGAAGACGGCAAGCACCTGTACGTGAGCTACGACGAGTACCACAACCTGATTGAAAAACTCGCCATCAAAATACACCAGTCCGACTGGCAGTTTGACAATATCCTTTGTCTGGCCCGTGGCGGCATGCGCCCTGGCGACATCCTGTCGCGTATTTTTGACAAGCCTCTGGCCATCATGTCCACCAGCTCCTACCGCGCCGAATCCGGCACCTTGCAAGGCCACCTGGACATCGCCCGTTACATCACCACGCCCAAAGGCGAGATCGCTGGCAGAGTGCTGTTGGTCGACGATTTGGCCGATACCGGTCATACCTTGCGTGCGGTGGTGGATCTGCTCAAGAACAACTACAAACCCGTGACTGAATTACGTACTGCTGTCATCTGGACCAAGGGGGTGTCGACCTTCAAGCCTGACTATTCGGTGGACGACTTGCCCACGAACCCCTGGATTCACCAGCCTTTCGAGCCGTATGACAACATGCGTCCCGAAAAATTGCTGGAAAAGTGGAGTGTCTAA
- a CDS encoding adenylosuccinate synthase, with protein sequence MNMKQGRNVVVVGTQWGDEGKGKLVDWLTESAQGVVRFQGGHNAGHTLVINGVKTALHLIPSGIMRAGVKCYIGNGVVVSVPKLLEEIAGLEKAGVEVRSRLRVSEACPLILPYHVALDVGREAAKEKAGTAKIGTTGRGIGPAYEDKVARRALRVQDLKYPERFAGKLRDNLALHNEILVNILGAAPVDFDSVYNDAMAYSKALLPMVADVSRELNDAHKAGANLLFEGAQGTLLDVDHGTYPFVTSSNCVAGNAAAGSGVGPGMLHYILGITKAYCTRVGGGPFPTELDWETPGTPGYHMSTVGAEKGVTTGRSRRCGWFDAALLKRSAQVNGLSGLCITKLDVLDGLKELMLCIGYELDGQTIDILPMGADEIARCKPIYEVIPGWTETTVGVTEMDQLPATARRYIERIAEVTAVPVHVVSTSPDRDHTILLHNPFAT encoded by the coding sequence ATGAACATGAAGCAAGGCCGTAACGTGGTCGTTGTCGGCACTCAATGGGGCGACGAGGGCAAGGGCAAGCTGGTGGACTGGCTGACCGAAAGCGCACAGGGCGTGGTCCGATTTCAGGGCGGTCACAACGCGGGACACACCTTGGTGATCAACGGCGTCAAAACCGCTTTGCACCTGATCCCCAGCGGCATCATGCGTGCCGGTGTTAAATGCTACATCGGTAACGGTGTGGTTGTGTCGGTGCCCAAATTGCTTGAAGAAATTGCCGGTCTTGAGAAAGCTGGTGTCGAGGTGCGGTCACGCCTTCGCGTCAGCGAAGCCTGCCCCTTGATCTTGCCCTACCATGTGGCGCTGGATGTGGGCCGCGAAGCTGCCAAGGAAAAAGCCGGAACGGCCAAAATCGGCACCACAGGCCGCGGCATTGGCCCTGCTTACGAGGACAAAGTAGCGCGCCGTGCCCTGCGCGTGCAAGACCTCAAATACCCTGAGCGTTTTGCCGGCAAGTTGCGCGATAACCTGGCATTGCACAATGAAATCCTGGTCAACATCCTGGGTGCGGCGCCGGTGGACTTTGATTCCGTATACAACGATGCCATGGCCTATTCCAAAGCGCTGCTGCCCATGGTGGCCGATGTGTCGCGCGAACTGAACGACGCCCACAAGGCCGGCGCCAACTTGTTATTTGAAGGCGCGCAAGGCACCCTGCTCGACGTGGACCACGGCACTTACCCCTTTGTGACATCGAGTAACTGCGTGGCGGGCAATGCCGCTGCAGGCTCAGGTGTTGGCCCCGGCATGCTGCACTATATTCTGGGTATCACCAAGGCGTACTGTACCCGCGTAGGTGGCGGTCCATTCCCCACCGAACTCGACTGGGAAACCCCCGGCACCCCCGGCTACCATATGTCCACCGTGGGTGCCGAAAAGGGGGTGACCACCGGTCGTTCGCGCCGCTGTGGCTGGTTTGACGCGGCCTTGCTCAAGCGCAGCGCGCAGGTCAATGGCCTGTCGGGCCTGTGCATCACCAAGCTAGACGTACTAGATGGCCTGAAAGAGTTGATGCTGTGCATTGGCTACGAGCTGGATGGACAAACCATCGACATCCTGCCCATGGGTGCAGACGAAATCGCTCGTTGCAAGCCGATTTACGAAGTCATTCCCGGCTGGACCGAAACCACTGTGGGTGTGACCGAGATGGATCAACTGCCAGCGACCGCGCGCCGGTATATCGAGCGCATTGCCGAAGTCACAGCCGTGCCTGTGCATGTCGTGTCCACCAGCCCTGACCGAGATCACACCATCTTGTTGCACAACCCTTTTGCGACCTGA
- a CDS encoding DUF2189 domain-containing protein — protein sequence MASPYVPPAPEGPQLLIRPLGFADPFRWLARGWQDLLKHPGIALFYGLCFWGMAQVLTLVFKHKPEYTLSLVSGCLLVGPFLAMGLYEVSRKRERGEMPDLATSLMCWDQHIRSMAMLVLALLVLELLWGRVSLVVFAVFFNTGMPSTTGVIEAVFNPNNIEFIVAYLVVGGVFASLVYGLSVVSIPMILDLDTDAITAVLTSIRVVFSHLGVMLLWGFLLSVLVLAALWPWALGIILVGPWLGHASWHAYRATVGWE from the coding sequence ATGGCCTCGCCCTATGTGCCTCCGGCTCCTGAAGGGCCCCAGTTGCTGATTCGGCCATTGGGCTTTGCAGACCCCTTTCGCTGGCTTGCCCGCGGCTGGCAAGATCTTTTGAAGCACCCGGGCATTGCGCTGTTTTATGGCCTGTGCTTTTGGGGCATGGCGCAGGTGCTGACCCTGGTTTTCAAGCACAAGCCCGAATACACCTTGTCACTGGTATCAGGCTGTTTGCTGGTGGGGCCATTCTTGGCCATGGGGCTGTACGAAGTTAGCCGAAAAAGAGAGCGGGGCGAGATGCCAGACTTGGCCACATCGCTCATGTGTTGGGACCAGCACATCCGCAGCATGGCCATGCTGGTGTTGGCGCTGCTGGTGTTGGAGCTGCTGTGGGGCAGAGTTTCTTTGGTGGTGTTTGCGGTATTTTTCAACACCGGAATGCCCTCGACCACGGGCGTGATCGAGGCGGTCTTTAACCCCAACAATATCGAGTTTATAGTGGCCTATCTGGTTGTGGGAGGGGTGTTTGCAAGCCTTGTTTACGGTTTATCGGTGGTGTCAATTCCCATGATCCTGGACCTCGACACCGACGCGATTACGGCGGTGCTGACCAGCATTCGGGTTGTTTTTTCACACCTTGGGGTAATGCTGCTGTGGGGTTTTTTGCTCAGCGTTTTGGTGTTGGCCGCGCTGTGGCCATGGGCCTTGGGCATCATTTTGGTGGGGCCTTGGCTGGGGCACGCCAGCTGGCATGCCTATCGGGCCACTGTCGGGTGGGAGTAA
- the rlmB gene encoding 23S rRNA (guanosine(2251)-2'-O)-methyltransferase RlmB — MSSHKVLFGFHAVGVRLKIAPQSVVEIHYEVTRRDARMRQFIDKARDSGMRMIESDGERLAKLAGGHGHQGVVAMVSPMPQNHSLDDLLDTVEGPPLLLVLDGVTDPHNLGACLRVADGAGAHAVIAPKDHAAGINATVAKVASGAAETMPYFMVTNLARTLGELKERSIWIVGTSDDAPRTVYQADLKVPTALVLGAEGAGMRQLTRKNCDELVSIPMRGAVESLNVSVASGVCLYEALRQRS; from the coding sequence ATGTCATCCCACAAAGTGCTGTTCGGCTTTCATGCCGTGGGCGTTCGCCTCAAGATCGCCCCTCAATCCGTTGTTGAAATCCATTACGAGGTCACGCGCCGCGATGCGCGCATGCGCCAGTTCATCGACAAGGCGCGCGATTCGGGCATGCGCATGATCGAATCGGACGGTGAGCGCTTGGCCAAGCTGGCCGGTGGCCACGGTCACCAGGGTGTGGTGGCCATGGTCTCGCCCATGCCTCAAAACCATTCGCTGGACGACCTGCTCGACACCGTGGAAGGCCCGCCCTTGCTGTTGGTGCTGGACGGCGTGACCGATCCGCACAACCTGGGCGCGTGCCTGCGCGTGGCCGATGGCGCGGGTGCGCACGCGGTCATCGCCCCCAAAGACCACGCGGCGGGCATCAACGCCACCGTGGCCAAGGTGGCCAGCGGCGCGGCCGAAACCATGCCTTATTTCATGGTCACCAACTTGGCGCGCACCTTGGGCGAACTCAAGGAGCGCAGCATCTGGATCGTCGGCACCAGCGACGATGCACCGCGCACGGTTTACCAAGCCGACTTGAAAGTGCCCACTGCCTTGGTGCTGGGCGCTGAGGGCGCTGGCATGCGCCAGTTGACGCGCAAGAACTGCGACGAGCTGGTCAGCATCCCCATGCGCGGCGCGGTGGAAAGCCTGAACGTGTCGGTGGCCAGTGGCGTTTGCCTCTACGAGGCCTTGCGCCAGCGCAGCTGA
- the hflC gene encoding protease modulator HflC encodes MNRIGLWISSLLVVFALLSSTLFVVDQRQFGVVYALGQIKEVITEPGLHFKLPPPLQNVNYIDKRLLTLDSPENEPMLTAEKQRVVIDWYVRWRITDPQAYIRNVGLDEKAGTNQLNRVVRNAFQEEINKRTVNELLSLKREELMDDVKSAVLTVVKGAKPWGVDVVDVRITRADYVDTITESVYRRMEAERKRVANELRSTGGAEGEKIRADADRQREVTIANAYRDAQKIKGEGDAQAARLYAESFGRDPQFAQFYRSLEAYKSSFNSKGDVMVLDPGSSEFFKGMRGTPGSAPARK; translated from the coding sequence ATGAATCGCATCGGATTGTGGATTTCGAGTTTGCTGGTGGTGTTCGCACTGCTCAGCTCTACATTGTTCGTGGTGGACCAGCGTCAATTTGGCGTGGTTTACGCTTTGGGTCAGATCAAGGAAGTGATCACCGAGCCGGGCCTGCACTTCAAACTGCCGCCCCCCCTGCAAAACGTTAATTACATTGACAAGCGTTTGTTGACGCTGGACAGCCCTGAAAATGAGCCCATGCTCACCGCTGAAAAGCAGCGTGTGGTGATCGATTGGTATGTGCGCTGGCGCATCACCGACCCACAGGCCTACATCCGCAACGTGGGTCTGGATGAGAAGGCAGGCACCAACCAACTCAACCGCGTGGTCCGTAACGCTTTCCAAGAAGAAATCAACAAACGCACCGTCAACGAGTTGCTCTCTCTCAAGAGGGAAGAACTGATGGACGACGTCAAATCCGCCGTGCTGACCGTTGTCAAAGGGGCCAAGCCCTGGGGTGTGGACGTGGTGGATGTGCGCATCACCCGCGCCGACTATGTGGACACCATCACCGAATCGGTTTATCGCCGGATGGAAGCCGAGCGCAAGCGGGTGGCCAACGAGCTGCGTTCAACCGGTGGTGCTGAGGGTGAAAAAATCCGCGCCGATGCCGATCGCCAACGCGAGGTGACGATTGCCAACGCTTACCGTGATGCCCAGAAGATCAAGGGGGAGGGTGATGCCCAAGCGGCCCGTCTGTATGCTGAATCTTTTGGCCGCGACCCTCAGTTTGCCCAGTTCTACCGCAGCCTCGAAGCCTACAAATCCAGCTTCAACAGCAAAGGTGACGTGATGGTGCTCGACCCCGGTAGCTCCGAGTTCTTCAAGGGCATGCGCGGCACACCGGGCAGTGCGCCGGCCCGGAAGTAA
- a CDS encoding ATP phosphoribosyltransferase regulatory subunit yields the protein MSAWVLPDHVADVLPSEARHIEELRRELLDTARGYGYELVMPPLLEHLESLLTGTGEALDLQTFKLVDQLSGRTLGLRADTTPQVARIDAHLLGRAGLTRLCYCGPVLHTRPARPHATREPLQLGAEIYGHAGPEADLEVLQLALDSLRAARAGDLQVDLADARIVSSLLHAEDISDALRHDIHAALAIKDGSAIARLTTGFASANRDGLRALVNLYGDAKVLDQAAQCLPATPAITEALSQLRWLATQISGTTISFDLGDSRGYAYYSGIRFAIYARGAADALARGGRYDGVGAVFGHRIDRDRPAVGFSLDLKELVAAVQPLALRAAIRAPWGPSTELRAAIASLRSRGETVVCVLPGHESEVDEFHCDRELVEAAGQWLVQAL from the coding sequence ATGTCTGCTTGGGTCCTACCGGATCACGTTGCCGATGTCTTGCCTTCCGAGGCTCGCCACATCGAAGAACTCCGCCGCGAACTGCTGGACACCGCCCGTGGCTATGGCTACGAGCTGGTGATGCCGCCGCTGCTGGAGCATTTGGAATCCCTGCTGACCGGCACGGGTGAAGCCTTAGATTTGCAGACCTTCAAACTGGTCGACCAACTCTCGGGCCGCACCTTGGGTTTGCGTGCTGACACAACACCTCAAGTGGCCCGGATCGACGCGCATTTGCTCGGCCGCGCGGGCCTGACGCGTCTGTGCTATTGCGGCCCCGTGCTGCACACGCGTCCTGCGCGTCCACATGCCACCCGCGAACCCTTGCAACTGGGTGCCGAAATTTACGGCCACGCTGGACCTGAGGCCGATCTTGAAGTTTTGCAACTGGCTCTGGATAGCCTGCGTGCCGCACGCGCTGGCGACTTGCAGGTGGACTTGGCGGATGCCCGCATTGTCAGCAGCCTACTGCATGCCGAGGACATTTCGGATGCATTGCGTCACGACATTCACGCAGCCTTGGCTATCAAAGATGGCAGTGCAATTGCCCGTCTGACAACGGGTTTTGCGTCTGCCAACCGCGATGGTTTGCGCGCTTTGGTCAATTTGTATGGTGATGCCAAAGTGCTCGATCAAGCCGCGCAATGCCTGCCTGCAACTCCCGCAATCACCGAAGCACTGAGTCAGTTGCGTTGGCTGGCCACTCAAATTTCGGGGACCACCATCAGTTTCGATTTGGGTGATTCGCGTGGTTACGCCTATTACAGCGGCATCCGCTTTGCCATTTATGCCAGGGGCGCTGCCGATGCGCTGGCGCGTGGGGGGCGCTATGACGGTGTGGGGGCAGTGTTTGGACACCGTATTGATCGTGATCGCCCCGCCGTCGGTTTCAGCCTTGATTTGAAAGAGTTGGTTGCTGCAGTTCAGCCCTTGGCGCTGCGGGCGGCCATTCGTGCCCCCTGGGGGCCTTCGACCGAGTTGCGTGCAGCGATTGCCAGCTTGCGCAGCCGGGGTGAAACCGTGGTGTGCGTGCTTCCCGGGCACGAAAGCGAAGTTGATGAGTTCCATTGCGACCGTGAGTTGGTTGAAGCGGCAGGGCAGTGGTTGGTACAGGCTCTTTGA
- a CDS encoding chromate transporter: MPESPPLNKPRSKTDLFFSFSVLALQGFGGVLAVVQRELVEKKRWMTQSQFVEDWAVAQIMPGPNVVNFCLIIGGRHFGLGGALASLAGILMAPLAVVLVLASVFGEVSDAAWAQGALRAMGAVAAGLIAGTGIKLIGALKNNPMGMAICGLVMVATFVGVGLLRWPLLWVLLGIGSLSCSWAYAQLSRLKRSDAGS; encoded by the coding sequence ATGCCCGAATCACCGCCACTCAACAAGCCAAGATCAAAAACCGATTTGTTTTTTTCATTCTCCGTGTTGGCTCTGCAAGGTTTTGGTGGGGTACTGGCGGTTGTTCAGCGTGAGTTGGTTGAAAAAAAACGGTGGATGACACAAAGCCAGTTTGTGGAGGACTGGGCCGTGGCCCAGATCATGCCAGGCCCGAATGTGGTGAATTTTTGTCTGATCATCGGAGGACGGCACTTTGGTCTAGGAGGGGCCTTGGCGTCCCTGGCAGGGATTTTGATGGCTCCATTGGCCGTGGTTTTGGTTCTGGCATCGGTTTTTGGTGAGGTGTCTGATGCGGCTTGGGCACAAGGTGCGCTGCGAGCCATGGGCGCTGTAGCGGCAGGTTTGATCGCTGGCACGGGCATCAAACTGATCGGTGCTTTGAAAAACAATCCGATGGGCATGGCCATCTGTGGGTTGGTCATGGTGGCGACCTTTGTGGGTGTGGGCTTGCTGCGCTGGCCCTTGCTTTGGGTTTTGCTGGGGATTGGATCTTTGTCATGTTCTTGGGCCTATGCCCAGTTGTCACGCTTGAAACGATCAGATGCGGGCTCATGA
- the mnmH gene encoding tRNA 2-selenouridine(34) synthase MnmH, producing the protein MSLHLISAFEAMAKLNQFDAILDARSEGEHAEDHLPGALSWPSLNNEERIKVGTLYKQVNPFEAQKVGAALVAKNIARHIETQVMDKPRNWQPLVYCWRGGKRSNSLALILGQIGFKVHLIEGGYKAFRKEVMEDTPRQAQRLQFKVLCGPTGSGKTRFLQALAQEGAQVLDLEDIACHRSSVLGLIPGTPQPTQKAFDTQVWNALRGFSADRPVFVEAESKKVGNLAVPDELMVAMRASPCLRVDLSLESRVNLLMEDYAFFTQDRALFADRLERLTALRGKAVVQGWQERIERGEMREVVTELLSGHYDPGYETSTGNNFVHYAQAPLVTPASHSMVDMLVLARELVQG; encoded by the coding sequence ATGAGCCTTCACCTGATCTCGGCCTTTGAAGCCATGGCCAAACTGAACCAGTTTGACGCCATTCTGGATGCGCGCTCCGAAGGTGAACACGCCGAGGACCACCTGCCCGGCGCTTTGAGCTGGCCGTCACTCAACAACGAAGAGCGCATCAAGGTGGGTACCCTGTACAAACAGGTCAACCCCTTTGAGGCGCAAAAAGTGGGGGCGGCCTTGGTGGCCAAAAACATCGCCCGACACATCGAAACCCAGGTGATGGACAAGCCGCGCAACTGGCAACCGCTGGTGTATTGCTGGCGCGGGGGCAAGCGCAGCAATTCGCTGGCGCTGATCTTGGGGCAAATCGGATTCAAGGTGCACCTGATTGAGGGCGGCTACAAAGCGTTTCGCAAAGAGGTCATGGAAGACACGCCCCGCCAGGCACAGCGCCTGCAATTCAAGGTGCTTTGTGGACCCACGGGTTCGGGTAAAACGCGCTTCCTGCAAGCCTTGGCGCAAGAAGGTGCGCAGGTGCTCGATCTGGAGGACATCGCCTGCCACCGCAGTTCGGTGTTGGGCTTGATTCCGGGCACGCCGCAGCCGACGCAAAAAGCCTTTGACACGCAGGTCTGGAATGCTTTGCGCGGCTTCAGCGCGGACCGTCCGGTGTTTGTGGAAGCCGAAAGCAAAAAGGTGGGCAATCTGGCGGTGCCCGACGAGCTGATGGTGGCCATGCGGGCCAGCCCCTGCCTGCGGGTGGACCTGTCGCTGGAGAGTCGGGTGAATTTGCTGATGGAAGACTATGCGTTTTTCACGCAAGACCGCGCCCTGTTTGCCGACCGGTTGGAGCGGCTGACAGCCCTGCGCGGCAAGGCTGTGGTGCAAGGCTGGCAAGAAAGAATTGAGCGGGGTGAAATGCGTGAGGTGGTGACCGAACTGCTTTCAGGCCACTATGACCCGGGTTACGAGACCTCCACCGGCAACAACTTTGTGCATTACGCCCAAGCCCCGCTGGTCACGCCGGCCAGCCACAGCATGGTGGACATGCTGGTTTTGGCGCGTGAGCTGGTGCAAGGGTGA
- a CDS encoding chromate transporter produces the protein MMLSLQLTFIDWLAFFNHFLSLSLLAVGGAIITAPDMHRFLVDQHAWLTEHQFSSSIALAQASPGPNVLFVALMGWNVGLNAGAGLGGGWLSVALSTLGVFLSLLGIMLPSSVLTYTTTQWAHRHRDKQGIKAFKLGMAPVVIALLISTGWILTASHDNPIQDWGLWLLTGASMFLVWLTRIHLLWLIGAGGLLGAVGWI, from the coding sequence ATGATGCTCAGTCTGCAATTGACCTTCATTGACTGGTTGGCTTTTTTCAACCACTTCTTATCTTTATCTCTGCTCGCTGTCGGCGGGGCCATCATCACGGCACCGGACATGCATCGCTTCCTTGTGGACCAACATGCGTGGTTAACCGAGCACCAGTTCAGCTCGTCCATTGCTTTGGCCCAGGCTTCGCCGGGCCCTAACGTCTTGTTTGTGGCGCTGATGGGGTGGAATGTGGGCTTGAATGCGGGCGCGGGCTTGGGTGGGGGCTGGCTGAGTGTGGCTTTGTCCACTCTGGGTGTCTTTCTCAGTCTTTTGGGGATCATGCTGCCCTCTTCTGTTTTGACCTATACCACCACCCAATGGGCCCATCGACACCGTGACAAGCAAGGCATCAAAGCCTTCAAGTTGGGCATGGCTCCCGTGGTGATTGCCTTGCTGATTTCAACTGGCTGGATCCTTACGGCCAGTCATGACAATCCAATTCAAGACTGGGGCTTGTGGCTATTGACTGGCGCATCGATGTTCCTGGTCTGGCTGACCCGCATCCACCTGTTGTGGCTCATTGGTGCAGGCGGGCTGTTGGGAGCTGTGGGCTGGATTTGA
- a CDS encoding ABC transporter ATP-binding protein: MPESIIAVRGISKSVQDASGQLDILRDIDFSLIAGETAAIVGASGSGKSTLLAILAGLDTPSTGQVVLAGQSLFDLSEDERAAVRAQHVGFVFQSFQLMPNLTALENVMLPLELADRHDARSTATAMLQRVGLGERLKHLPKVLSGGEQQRVALARAFVVQPDVLLADEPTGSLDHATGEAIMDLMFALNREQGTTLVLVTHDRLLAARCERSLVIQAGRLSEPAATPA; this comes from the coding sequence ATGCCTGAATCCATCATTGCCGTGCGTGGCATTTCCAAAAGTGTGCAGGATGCCAGTGGGCAGCTGGACATTTTGCGCGATATCGATTTCTCTTTGATCGCGGGGGAAACAGCCGCCATTGTCGGTGCTTCCGGCTCGGGCAAAAGCACGCTGCTGGCGATCCTGGCCGGGTTGGACACGCCCAGCACGGGACAGGTGGTGTTGGCAGGGCAATCGCTGTTCGATTTGTCCGAAGACGAGCGCGCGGCCGTTCGGGCCCAACATGTGGGATTTGTGTTCCAGAGCTTTCAGCTCATGCCCAATCTGACAGCGCTGGAAAACGTGATGCTGCCCCTGGAGTTGGCCGATCGGCACGATGCCCGCAGCACCGCCACGGCCATGCTGCAGCGCGTGGGCCTGGGTGAACGCCTGAAGCACCTGCCGAAAGTGCTCAGTGGCGGCGAGCAACAACGCGTGGCGCTGGCCCGTGCCTTTGTGGTGCAACCCGACGTGCTGCTGGCCGACGAGCCCACCGGCAGTCTGGACCACGCCACCGGCGAGGCCATCATGGATTTGATGTTCGCGCTCAACCGCGAGCAGGGCACGACCTTGGTCCTGGTCACGCACGACCGCCTGCTGGCCGCTAGATGCGAGCGCAGCTTGGTGATTCAGGCAGGACGTTTGTCGGAGCCTGCAGCGACCCCGGCCTGA
- a CDS encoding arylesterase codes for MHKPLLRRRHFNWTLLALASWGFAAPVTAASGQRILVVGDSLSAEYGLARGTGWVALLQKQLATEKPGVQVINASISGDTTSGGRSRLPALLQRHRPSHVVIELGGNDALRGLPMAMTQDNLLAMTKQAQATGAQVLLLGMQMPPNYGPEMARQFEAAYAQVARSQKAALVPFFLKGVGDDAEPLKWFQADRIHPNEAAQPRMLANVWPTLSKQLK; via the coding sequence ATGCACAAACCTTTGTTGAGACGACGCCACTTTAACTGGACCTTGCTGGCCCTTGCCAGCTGGGGCTTTGCCGCGCCAGTGACGGCGGCCTCCGGGCAACGCATTTTGGTGGTAGGCGACTCGCTGAGCGCCGAATACGGCCTGGCCCGCGGCACCGGTTGGGTGGCCTTATTGCAAAAACAACTGGCCACCGAAAAGCCGGGCGTTCAGGTCATCAACGCCAGCATCAGCGGCGACACCACCTCGGGCGGGCGCTCACGCCTGCCCGCCTTGCTGCAACGCCACCGACCCAGCCATGTGGTCATTGAACTGGGGGGCAACGACGCCCTGCGCGGCCTGCCGATGGCCATGACGCAAGACAACTTGCTGGCCATGACCAAGCAAGCCCAAGCGACCGGGGCCCAAGTGCTGCTTTTGGGCATGCAAATGCCGCCCAACTACGGCCCCGAGATGGCGCGGCAGTTTGAAGCTGCCTACGCCCAAGTGGCCAGAAGCCAAAAAGCGGCGCTGGTGCCTTTCTTTTTGAAAGGCGTGGGCGATGATGCCGAACCGCTCAAATGGTTTCAGGCCGACCGCATCCACCCCAACGAAGCTGCGCAGCCGCGCATGCTGGCCAATGTTTGGCCCACCTTGAGTAAACAACTAAAATGA